From a region of the Azospirillum formosense genome:
- a CDS encoding DUF1775 domain-containing protein — protein sequence MIRNTRGALLAAAVLTCLPVAAALAHTTLETKQAPAASTYKGVLRVGHGCGASPTVALRVQIPEGVIAVKPMPKPGWTLTTKEGQYAKAYDYYGESLSKGVTEIAWTGGSLPDAHYDEFVFRARLPDAAPGTVVYFPVVQECETGVHRWIEIPEPGKTDHDYKEPAPGVTLTAKP from the coding sequence ATGATCCGCAACACCCGCGGCGCCCTGTTGGCTGCTGCTGTCCTGACCTGCCTGCCCGTTGCCGCCGCCCTCGCCCACACCACGCTGGAGACCAAGCAGGCCCCGGCCGCCAGCACCTACAAGGGCGTGCTGCGCGTCGGCCATGGCTGCGGCGCCTCCCCCACCGTCGCCCTGCGCGTGCAGATCCCGGAGGGGGTCATCGCGGTCAAGCCGATGCCCAAGCCCGGCTGGACCCTGACGACCAAGGAAGGCCAATACGCCAAGGCCTATGATTACTACGGCGAATCGCTGAGCAAGGGCGTCACCGAGATCGCCTGGACCGGCGGTTCGCTGCCCGACGCCCATTACGACGAGTTCGTCTTCCGCGCCCGCCTGCCCGACGCCGCCCCCGGCACCGTGGTCTATTTCCCCGTGGTGCAGGAGTGCGAGACCGGCGTGCACCGCTGGATCGAGATCCCGGAGCCGGGCAAGACCGACCACGATTACAAGGAGCCGGCCCCCGGCGTCACCCTGACCGCCAAGCCGTAA
- a CDS encoding diguanylate cyclase: MNSGSTAETNVLVADDSSVVRNILKNHLEAYGYRVLLARDGREALDLYHLHDIHILITDLEMPRMDGLELCWLIRAEDDQHRTFSILMTANDDIQRRIEAFDAGADEFLTKPIDMPMLRARVRAGERITRTHRVMSEMLNTDYLTGVLNRRRFMERLEQQHRLLQGGNGTDKAVPFAVALFDIDHFKRVNDTYGHSNGDLALTLFAQTCAARVPPGGFLGRMGGEEFCMVLPAPQVETAIAKVEEIRVATEALTARTAEGALFAFTVSVGICPADGTETVADLIKRADESLYFAKNSGRNRTVVCGIDGVVVKARFYVM; encoded by the coding sequence ATGAATTCCGGCTCAACCGCGGAGACGAACGTCCTCGTCGCCGACGATTCCTCCGTTGTCCGGAACATCCTGAAAAACCATCTTGAGGCGTACGGCTACCGGGTTCTGCTGGCCCGCGACGGGCGCGAGGCGCTGGACCTCTACCATCTCCACGACATCCATATCCTGATCACCGATCTGGAGATGCCGCGGATGGACGGGCTGGAACTGTGCTGGCTGATCCGGGCGGAGGACGACCAGCACCGGACCTTCTCCATCCTGATGACCGCCAACGACGACATCCAGCGCCGGATCGAGGCGTTCGACGCCGGCGCCGACGAGTTCCTGACCAAGCCCATCGACATGCCCATGCTGCGCGCCCGTGTGCGCGCCGGCGAACGCATCACCCGCACCCATCGGGTGATGTCGGAGATGCTGAACACCGATTATCTGACCGGCGTCCTGAACCGCCGCCGCTTCATGGAGCGGCTGGAGCAGCAGCACCGGCTGCTTCAAGGCGGAAACGGAACGGACAAGGCCGTGCCCTTCGCCGTCGCGCTGTTCGACATCGACCATTTCAAGCGCGTCAACGACACCTACGGCCACTCCAACGGCGACCTCGCGCTGACTCTGTTCGCCCAGACCTGCGCGGCCCGCGTGCCGCCCGGCGGCTTCCTCGGCCGCATGGGCGGGGAGGAGTTCTGCATGGTCCTGCCGGCCCCGCAGGTCGAGACGGCCATCGCCAAGGTGGAGGAGATCCGCGTGGCGACGGAGGCGCTGACCGCCCGGACCGCCGAGGGCGCGCTGTTCGCCTTCACCGTCAGCGTCGGCATCTGCCCGGCGGACGGGACGGAGACGGTGGCCGACCTGATCAAGCGGGCCGACGAGTCGCTCTACTTCGCGAAGAACAGCGGGCGCAACCGCACCGTGGTCTGCGGCATCGACGGTGTGGTGGTGAAGGCCCGGTTCTACGTGATGTAG
- a CDS encoding CopD family protein yields MRRLVVGWIAALMLLSLSVPALAHAVLVESAPEDGARLDSPPAEAMLRFNEPVRPVSVKLIGPGGVELPLPAASAAGDGALRVALPGGLAVGTHVLSYRVSSADGHPVAGSLLFGIGAEPERPAELGGATPPATLLAAAAVRALHYGSLLAAVGGGLFLVLVAGRWSPLNRRLRPGLCLGVGGAALVAVLNAGLAGAVLEGAPLSALASAPPWVAGMTSTAGPSAVLALLSLIAAALGLALEERGTAGRVLLVGGAVGAALALAATGHAATAEPRWLSVPLVALHGLAVAFWIGSFWPLAVLLRTEPPAESLRLVRRFSAVAVPAVALLLLAGAGLSALQLADPRAILTTAYGQIWTGKIVCALALLALAAVNRWRLTPRLEVMGGQAAARLRASVHTEMVVAGLVILFTAGLGTTPPPRTQAPPVFAEKPAGFSTAVVARGRTAIVTVTPATPGANRVEMRLTGPDGAPLDVLEVSAELALPAAGIEGITRPLPKVAPGVYAADGVTLPVAGSWAVRLDALVSDFEKVPFRAVVPVDR; encoded by the coding sequence ATGCGCCGGCTGGTCGTGGGGTGGATCGCCGCCCTGATGCTGCTGTCCCTGTCCGTGCCGGCCCTGGCGCATGCCGTGCTGGTCGAGAGCGCCCCGGAGGACGGGGCGCGGCTCGACAGCCCGCCCGCCGAGGCCATGCTGCGCTTCAACGAACCGGTGCGGCCGGTGTCGGTGAAGCTGATCGGCCCCGGCGGGGTCGAGCTTCCCCTGCCCGCCGCTTCCGCCGCCGGGGACGGGGCGCTGCGCGTCGCCCTGCCCGGCGGGCTGGCGGTGGGAACCCATGTCCTCAGCTACCGCGTCAGCTCGGCGGACGGCCATCCGGTCGCGGGGTCGCTCCTGTTCGGGATCGGTGCGGAGCCGGAACGACCGGCGGAGCTGGGCGGCGCGACGCCGCCGGCCACGCTGCTGGCCGCGGCGGCGGTCCGGGCGCTGCATTACGGAAGCCTGCTCGCGGCGGTGGGGGGCGGGCTGTTCCTGGTGCTGGTGGCGGGACGGTGGAGTCCGCTGAACCGCCGCCTGCGCCCCGGCCTGTGCCTGGGCGTCGGCGGCGCCGCCCTGGTGGCGGTGTTGAACGCCGGGCTGGCCGGCGCGGTTCTGGAAGGGGCGCCGCTGTCCGCCCTGGCCAGCGCCCCGCCCTGGGTCGCCGGCATGACCAGCACGGCGGGGCCGAGCGCCGTCCTGGCCCTGCTCAGCCTGATCGCCGCCGCTCTGGGGCTGGCGCTGGAGGAGCGGGGAACAGCGGGCCGCGTCCTGCTGGTGGGCGGAGCGGTCGGGGCGGCGCTGGCGCTGGCCGCCACCGGCCACGCCGCGACGGCGGAGCCGCGCTGGCTCAGCGTGCCGCTGGTCGCCTTGCACGGACTGGCGGTGGCCTTCTGGATCGGCAGCTTCTGGCCGCTGGCCGTGCTGCTGCGGACGGAGCCGCCGGCGGAGTCGCTGCGGCTGGTCCGCCGCTTCTCGGCCGTCGCGGTTCCGGCGGTGGCCCTCCTGCTGCTGGCCGGGGCGGGGCTGAGCGCGCTGCAGCTCGCCGATCCGCGCGCCATCCTGACCACCGCCTACGGCCAGATCTGGACCGGCAAGATCGTCTGCGCGCTGGCCCTGCTGGCGCTGGCCGCCGTCAACCGGTGGCGGCTGACGCCGCGGCTGGAGGTCATGGGCGGACAGGCCGCGGCCCGGCTGCGCGCCAGCGTCCACACGGAGATGGTGGTGGCGGGGCTGGTCATCCTGTTCACCGCCGGGCTGGGCACCACCCCGCCGCCGCGCACCCAGGCCCCGCCGGTCTTCGCCGAGAAGCCGGCGGGCTTCAGCACCGCGGTCGTGGCGCGCGGCCGCACGGCCATCGTGACGGTGACCCCGGCCACACCGGGAGCGAACCGCGTCGAGATGCGCCTGACGGGGCCGGACGGCGCGCCGCTCGACGTGTTGGAGGTGTCGGCGGAGCTGGCCCTGCCCGCCGCCGGGATCGAGGGCATCACCCGCCCCCTGCCCAAGGTGGCGCCCGGCGTCTACGCGGCCGACGGGGTGACGCTGCCGGTGGCCGGGTCCTGGGCGGTGCGGCTGGACGCGCTGGTCAGCGACTTCGAGAAGGTGCCCTTCCGCGCGGTTGTCCCGGTGGATCGCTGA
- a CDS encoding DUF2946 family protein: MREATAWVAALVLVFHALVMATHVPAPLAKMLAESVPFTMAGSICHSGAAPDASAAPHTDHGRVPDGTPGHVTYCPICLSLGGGSLLGPAMAPAPLPPAGIVLAAVPLPADDEAGAGRAPRAFSARAPPVGV, encoded by the coding sequence ATGAGAGAGGCAACAGCGTGGGTCGCCGCGCTGGTGCTGGTCTTCCACGCCCTGGTCATGGCCACCCACGTCCCGGCGCCGCTGGCCAAGATGCTGGCGGAGTCGGTGCCCTTCACCATGGCCGGCTCGATCTGCCATTCCGGCGCAGCACCCGACGCCTCCGCCGCGCCGCACACCGACCATGGCCGCGTTCCCGACGGCACGCCGGGCCACGTCACCTATTGCCCGATCTGCCTGTCGCTGGGCGGCGGCTCACTGCTGGGTCCGGCCATGGCGCCGGCGCCGCTGCCCCCGGCCGGGATCGTTCTGGCCGCCGTTCCGTTGCCGGCGGACGACGAGGCCGGCGCCGGGCGCGCCCCGCGCGCCTTCTCCGCCCGGGCGCCTCCGGTGGGTGTCTGA
- a CDS encoding ABC transporter permease: protein MTAATFRRWVTGAYLVLFFGYLFLPLGIMAAATFNSSRFPTITPWMGFTLQWFGALWADQRMWQALGTSLLVGAGVIAVAVPLGLAAALLLDRLHSRARTFLYAVMVSPLLTPGVIVGISTLVFWREWFGVTGGLFLTILAQSSFIAAYAMLLFLARLQRFDATLEEAALDLGATHGQVFRRITLPYLTPAILSASFLAFLQSFENYNTTLFVRGLDTTLTVYIASKVRTGLTPAVNALSLILIALTILGAVVYEILRRREARRQPDPA from the coding sequence ATGACCGCCGCAACCTTCCGCCGCTGGGTCACCGGGGCCTATCTGGTCCTGTTCTTCGGCTATCTGTTCCTGCCGCTGGGGATCATGGCGGCGGCGACCTTCAACAGCAGCCGCTTCCCGACCATCACCCCCTGGATGGGCTTCACGCTGCAATGGTTCGGCGCCCTGTGGGCGGACCAGCGCATGTGGCAGGCGCTGGGCACCAGCCTGCTGGTCGGGGCGGGGGTGATCGCGGTGGCGGTGCCGCTGGGTTTGGCGGCGGCGCTGCTGCTCGACCGGCTGCACAGCCGGGCGCGGACCTTCCTCTACGCCGTGATGGTGTCGCCGCTGCTGACGCCGGGGGTGATCGTCGGCATCTCGACGCTGGTCTTCTGGCGGGAGTGGTTCGGGGTGACCGGCGGCCTGTTCCTGACCATCCTGGCCCAGTCCAGCTTCATCGCGGCCTACGCGATGCTGCTGTTCCTGGCGCGGCTGCAACGGTTCGATGCGACGCTGGAGGAGGCGGCGCTGGATCTGGGCGCCACCCACGGGCAGGTGTTCCGGCGGATCACGCTGCCCTATCTGACGCCGGCCATCCTGTCGGCGTCCTTCCTGGCCTTCCTGCAGAGCTTCGAGAACTACAACACGACGCTGTTCGTCCGCGGGCTGGACACCACGCTGACGGTCTACATCGCCTCGAAGGTGCGCACGGGCCTGACGCCCGCGGTCAACGCGCTGTCGCTGATCCTGATCGCGCTGACCATCCTGGGCGCCGTCGTCTACGAAATCCTGCGCCGGCGCGAAGCGCGCCGGCAGCCGGACCCCGCGTGA
- a CDS encoding ABC transporter ATP-binding protein, whose protein sequence is MSQDVQLESVTMRFGSVTAVRDVSLTVGAGEFFSFLGPSGCGKTTILRMVSGFMEPTEGAIRIGGRDMRGIGPNKRPTALIFQNLALFPLMTVAENIGFGLEVRGVPSAERQGRVRKLLDLVALPDAAEKKVTELSGGQRQRIAIARALAVEPAVLLLDEPLSALDLKLRQHMRAELRDLQKRTGVTFIYITHDQGEALTMSDRIGVMSRGVLEQVGDGRAIYDHPETAFVASFVGENNRFAGTVAESAGGMAVLDTPRGRLVGRNPRRLSPGDRATLFVRPERMAAGAGAENALEARVTHRDFEGAFINAFLEGGITVQVPHLGDEPPLTPGEPARIAFRAEDAVVLPDAPA, encoded by the coding sequence ATGAGTCAGGACGTCCAGCTCGAGTCCGTCACCATGCGGTTCGGTTCCGTCACCGCCGTCCGCGACGTGTCGCTGACGGTCGGGGCGGGGGAATTCTTCAGTTTCCTCGGCCCGTCGGGCTGCGGGAAGACCACCATCCTGCGCATGGTCTCCGGCTTCATGGAGCCGACGGAGGGCGCCATCCGCATCGGCGGCCGGGACATGCGCGGCATCGGCCCGAACAAGCGCCCGACCGCGCTGATCTTCCAGAACCTCGCCCTGTTCCCGCTGATGACGGTGGCGGAGAACATCGGCTTCGGGCTGGAGGTGCGCGGCGTGCCCTCGGCGGAGCGCCAGGGGCGGGTGCGCAAGCTGCTCGACCTCGTGGCCCTGCCGGACGCCGCGGAGAAGAAGGTGACGGAGCTGTCGGGCGGCCAGCGCCAGCGCATCGCCATCGCCCGCGCGCTGGCCGTGGAGCCCGCCGTCCTGCTGCTGGACGAGCCGCTGTCGGCGCTCGACCTCAAGCTGCGCCAGCACATGCGCGCGGAGCTGCGCGACCTGCAGAAGCGGACCGGCGTGACCTTCATCTACATCACCCACGACCAGGGCGAGGCGCTGACCATGTCCGACCGGATCGGCGTGATGTCCAGGGGCGTTCTGGAGCAGGTGGGCGACGGCCGGGCCATCTACGACCATCCGGAAACCGCCTTCGTCGCCTCCTTCGTGGGGGAGAACAACCGCTTCGCCGGCACCGTCGCCGAGTCGGCGGGGGGCATGGCCGTTCTGGACACGCCCCGCGGCCGTCTGGTCGGGCGCAACCCGCGCCGCCTGTCGCCCGGCGACCGCGCCACCCTGTTCGTCCGGCCGGAGCGCATGGCGGCGGGGGCGGGAGCGGAGAACGCGCTGGAGGCGCGGGTCACCCACCGGGATTTCGAGGGCGCCTTCATCAACGCCTTCCTGGAGGGCGGCATCACCGTCCAGGTTCCGCATCTCGGCGACGAGCCGCCGCTGACCCCCGGCGAGCCCGCCCGCATCGCCTTCCGGGCGGAGGACGCCGTGGTGCTGCCGGACGCGCCGGCGTAA
- a CDS encoding ABC transporter permease: MGGVLRRYGPVLTAAILLAVAAWLLLLVVLPQLLMVDFSFRPSLPPSKAGGPEDVYTLRNYATLWTNQIHLAIFLKTIWASSLVTAVTLAVCYPVAFYMAQVAPRRRLPLLVLMLVVPFWINELLRTFAWYIILAFNGPLNALLVGLGIFSEPQRLLGGDAGVIIGMVYVYILFMVFPIMNAMESLDRNQIEAARDLGAGWLRIHRRIVIPHAKPGIAVGCIMTFMLAAGSYAVPALLGGPQSRWFTEVIYNWFFEGGNWNQGAAYAFILLILCIAFILLMMRLFRVGLTDIAK; encoded by the coding sequence ATGGGCGGCGTGCTGCGCCGGTACGGTCCGGTTCTGACCGCGGCGATCCTGCTGGCGGTGGCCGCGTGGCTTCTGTTGCTGGTCGTGCTGCCGCAATTGCTGATGGTGGATTTCTCCTTCCGACCGTCGCTGCCGCCCAGCAAGGCCGGCGGGCCGGAGGACGTTTACACGCTGCGCAATTACGCGACGCTGTGGACCAACCAGATCCATCTGGCGATCTTCCTGAAGACGATCTGGGCGAGCAGCCTCGTCACCGCCGTCACGCTGGCCGTCTGCTACCCCGTCGCCTTCTACATGGCGCAGGTGGCGCCGCGGCGGCGTCTGCCGCTGCTCGTGTTGATGCTCGTCGTTCCCTTCTGGATCAACGAGCTGCTGCGCACCTTCGCCTGGTACATCATCCTGGCCTTCAACGGGCCGTTGAACGCGCTTCTGGTCGGGCTCGGCATTTTCTCGGAGCCGCAGCGGCTGCTCGGCGGCGACGCCGGGGTGATCATCGGGATGGTCTACGTCTACATCCTCTTCATGGTGTTCCCGATCATGAACGCCATGGAATCGCTGGACCGCAACCAGATCGAGGCGGCGCGCGACCTGGGGGCCGGCTGGCTGCGCATCCACCGCCGCATCGTCATCCCCCACGCCAAGCCGGGAATCGCGGTCGGCTGCATCATGACCTTCATGCTGGCGGCGGGCAGCTACGCCGTGCCGGCCCTGCTGGGCGGACCGCAGAGCCGCTGGTTCACCGAGGTCATCTACAACTGGTTCTTCGAGGGCGGGAACTGGAACCAGGGGGCGGCCTACGCCTTCATCCTGCTGATCCTGTGCATCGCCTTCATCCTGCTGATGATGCGGCTGTTCCGCGTCGGCCTCACGGATATTGCGAAATGA
- the dnaA gene encoding chromosomal replication initiator protein DnaA: MSVGASLDQQWARIRGRLKDEVGEIAFRSWLQPLSFAGIRGGEVRIVVPTRFMRDWVLTHYADRIRNLWAGENPDVLSIDVVVASANAPSMLTADEDAGEAPRDSDPADGAGGGPVPPAPAPRAAALSQSASYGATSYIGSSYSAGPPSFASDESPTAVASVLEDRTDISAPLDPRFTFENFVVGKPNELAHAAARRVADATSVTFNPLFLYGGVGLGKTHLMHAIAWQIRRNDPNRKVIYLSAEKFMYQFIRALRFKDTMAFKQQFRSVDVLMIDDVQFISGKDSTQEEFFHTFNALVDQNRQVIISADKSPSDLEGMEERLRSRLGWGLVADIHPTTYELRLGILQAKADALNAAIPLKVLEFLAHKITSNVRELEGALNRIVAHAELVGRAISLESTQEVLHDLLRANDRRVTIDEIQKRVAEHFNIRVADMHSARRARAVARPRQVAMYLAKQLTARSLPEIGRKFGGRDHTTVMHAVKKVEELRTTDPAFAEDVELLRRMLES; the protein is encoded by the coding sequence ATGTCGGTCGGCGCGTCGTTGGATCAGCAGTGGGCCCGCATCCGGGGTCGCCTCAAGGACGAGGTGGGCGAGATCGCCTTCCGCAGCTGGCTGCAGCCGCTTTCCTTCGCCGGAATCCGCGGCGGGGAGGTGCGCATCGTCGTGCCCACCCGCTTCATGCGCGACTGGGTGCTGACCCATTACGCCGACCGCATCCGCAACCTGTGGGCCGGCGAGAATCCGGACGTCCTGTCGATCGACGTCGTGGTGGCCTCCGCCAACGCCCCGTCCATGCTGACGGCCGACGAGGACGCGGGCGAGGCGCCGCGCGACTCCGATCCGGCCGACGGCGCCGGCGGCGGCCCGGTTCCCCCGGCGCCCGCCCCGCGGGCCGCTGCGCTCAGCCAATCCGCGTCCTATGGGGCCACCTCCTACATCGGGTCCTCCTATTCGGCGGGGCCGCCCTCCTTCGCGTCGGACGAGTCGCCCACGGCGGTCGCCTCGGTGCTGGAGGACCGGACCGACATCTCCGCGCCGCTGGACCCCCGCTTCACCTTCGAGAATTTCGTGGTGGGCAAGCCGAACGAGCTGGCCCACGCCGCCGCCCGGCGCGTCGCCGACGCCACCTCGGTCACCTTCAACCCGCTGTTCCTCTATGGCGGCGTCGGGCTGGGCAAGACCCACCTGATGCACGCCATCGCCTGGCAGATCCGGCGGAACGATCCGAACCGCAAGGTGATCTACCTGTCGGCGGAAAAGTTCATGTACCAGTTCATCCGGGCGCTGCGCTTCAAGGACACCATGGCCTTCAAGCAGCAGTTCCGCTCGGTGGACGTGCTGATGATCGACGACGTGCAGTTCATCAGCGGCAAGGACAGCACCCAGGAGGAGTTCTTCCACACCTTCAACGCGCTGGTGGACCAGAACCGCCAGGTCATCATCTCGGCCGACAAGAGCCCGTCCGACCTCGAAGGCATGGAGGAGCGGCTGCGCTCCCGCCTCGGCTGGGGGCTCGTCGCCGACATCCACCCGACCACCTACGAGCTGCGGCTGGGCATCCTGCAGGCCAAGGCGGACGCGCTGAACGCGGCCATCCCGCTGAAGGTGCTGGAGTTCCTCGCCCACAAGATCACGTCCAACGTGCGCGAGCTGGAAGGGGCGCTGAACCGCATCGTCGCGCACGCCGAGCTGGTCGGCCGGGCCATCTCGCTGGAATCGACGCAGGAGGTGCTGCACGACCTGCTGCGCGCCAACGACCGCCGCGTCACCATCGACGAGATCCAGAAGCGGGTGGCGGAGCATTTCAACATCCGCGTCGCCGACATGCATTCGGCCCGCCGCGCCCGCGCCGTGGCCCGCCCGCGGCAGGTCGCCATGTACCTCGCCAAGCAGCTCACCGCCCGCTCCCTGCCGGAGATCGGACGCAAGTTCGGCGGGCGCGACCACACCACCGTGATGCACGCGGTGAAGAAGGTGGAGGAGCTGCGCACCACCGACCCCGCCTTCGCCGAGGACGTGGAGCTTCTCCGCCGCATGCTGGAGAGCTGA
- a CDS encoding extracellular solute-binding protein produces the protein MTKVPETTSLEQRSSAETQRAAKGFTRRLLLQGAAAVAGVASVGPFVLREGRAASGSVKIFSWAGYISPDMLADFEKKTGIKASLTEYGTNDELLNQLKATGGAGFDIIHPTVDRVPNYVEFELVQPLDESKVKWDGCLKSAVEGSAAMGGVVGGKRFFAPADWGTEAIAYDQAKAPLTYGTASYGDLWKPEHAGKVTVRGHSGLIGIGLWLEGQGKLPHPIREQFKDEAKARANFDAILQVAAAHKKAIGQFWSNENEAQGAFRTNGCVIGQTWDSSAVALRKEGLPVRFLAPKEGALAWMEGFAIPAKAVNLEQAYAWINWFYTPEAGALYTNHSGISSTAVGAEAHLSDLNKQFFADAYPGDALQKLWWWPIQEAWYVSIRNEYQDRFLAA, from the coding sequence ATGACCAAGGTTCCGGAAACCACCAGCCTGGAACAGCGCTCAAGCGCCGAGACGCAGCGCGCCGCCAAGGGCTTCACCCGCCGCCTGCTGCTCCAGGGTGCGGCCGCCGTGGCGGGCGTCGCCTCGGTCGGCCCCTTCGTCCTGCGCGAGGGCCGGGCCGCGTCGGGCAGCGTCAAGATCTTCTCCTGGGCCGGCTACATCAGCCCGGACATGCTGGCCGACTTCGAGAAGAAGACCGGCATCAAGGCCAGCCTGACCGAATACGGCACCAACGACGAGCTGCTGAACCAGCTCAAGGCCACCGGCGGCGCCGGCTTCGACATCATCCATCCCACGGTGGACCGCGTGCCGAACTATGTGGAGTTCGAGCTGGTCCAGCCGCTGGACGAATCGAAGGTCAAGTGGGACGGCTGCCTGAAGTCGGCGGTCGAGGGCTCCGCCGCCATGGGCGGCGTGGTCGGCGGCAAGCGTTTCTTCGCCCCCGCCGACTGGGGGACGGAGGCCATCGCCTACGATCAGGCCAAGGCGCCTCTGACCTACGGCACCGCCAGCTACGGCGACCTGTGGAAGCCGGAGCACGCCGGCAAGGTGACGGTGCGCGGCCATTCCGGCCTGATCGGCATCGGCCTGTGGCTGGAAGGCCAGGGCAAGCTGCCCCACCCGATCCGCGAGCAGTTCAAGGACGAGGCGAAGGCGCGCGCCAACTTCGACGCGATCCTTCAGGTCGCCGCCGCCCACAAGAAGGCCATCGGCCAGTTCTGGTCGAACGAGAACGAGGCCCAGGGCGCCTTCCGCACCAACGGCTGCGTCATCGGCCAGACCTGGGATTCCTCCGCCGTCGCCCTGCGCAAGGAGGGGCTGCCGGTCCGCTTCCTGGCGCCCAAGGAAGGCGCGCTGGCCTGGATGGAGGGCTTCGCGATCCCGGCCAAGGCGGTGAACCTGGAGCAGGCCTACGCCTGGATCAACTGGTTCTACACGCCGGAGGCGGGCGCCCTCTACACCAACCATTCCGGCATCTCCAGCACGGCGGTCGGGGCGGAGGCGCATCTGTCCGACCTGAACAAGCAGTTCTTCGCCGACGCCTATCCGGGCGACGCGCTGCAGAAGCTGTGGTGGTGGCCGATCCAGGAGGCCTGGTACGTCTCCATCCGCAACGAGTACCAGGACCGCTTCCTGGCCGCGTGA